CGCAAAGACCGAAGGTTTGAGCGAAATAAGATCTTTGTCAAATTCATCTCCCCATTAGAAGTTTTTCTTCTCGCCATGGCAACAAGCCACTATATTTTCATCGGAATTGCCTTTATCATTCTGGCAGCCTCCATTTTCGATTGGCTCTCCGGGTATTGGTGGAGCGTTTTGATCGGAAGTTTCGGGATCAGCGCGTCTGTTTTTTTGAGTTTTAGAATCCTTATTTATGAGCGAAAAAATGGTCCTGTCTTTTATCAGTATGATACCCGGGCTTGGACCGGACCGGAGGCCTTGCTTTATCAAACCGGGGAGGTGGTTCAATCCCTGACGCCGCACGGAAAAGTGTTTGTCTATGGAGAATTATGGAACGCGGTATCTTTAAGCGGAGAACCGATTGAGAAGGGGGAGAAAATCGAAGTCATTTCCCGAAAAGGACTGACGCTTCATGTGGATCGTGCGCCAAATGAATTGGAAGAGGAAGGAGAAAACCGGTGAAAAATTTTTAACGAACGATGGAAATAAAACGGGATTGTCACAACAGATACAAAGAGAGGGCTTGAAAATTTTGTCGTTTTAATGGTTATGGAAAGAAATTCAGCATGAGGGGTGAATTCAATCCGGGGTTTCTATTATATCTGGGACGATTTTTTTAGGGGGGGTCGCTTTTTAAAATATACAATCTTGAATGTCCTATTAGATTTATATTTCATTTTTATTTGATTGACAAAACAAGATTTTTTGAAATAATATCCCCTATCCTTTATTGATCTGCAAAAGACGCCCTATGACTGCAAAAAAAAGGTTCCTTCCCACAGCATTCGCTTTTGGTTTTGTCTTATATCTTCTTGTATTTTCCTCTTTTGCCCTTTTTCACGTGTACGCTCAGAATGAAATCTCAGATCCACGGGGTTGTCAGATTGGGTTGTGGGTTCAAAACGGGGAAAAAATTTCCCAAACAAGCCCACCTATCCCCGTGGGCCTTGTTTTTCTTTTTTACCTTTCACCAAAGAACGATATTGTTTTTTCTTCTTTTGGAAAAGGACCCCTTCCCAATAGGGGCCCGCCTTCCTTAATCCTCCTTTAGCTCTTCATTTAAAGAAATCTCACATTGTGGCGAGAATCTAATTTTCCTTTGGAATTTCCTTTTGGTTTTCCAAGGAATTTCAATAGATTTCCAGTAAGGAGGGACAATGCGCTGGGTTCTTATCGTTTTATTCCTTTTCATTTTTTCGAATGACGCAATGGCACAGGGAGGAGCCATCTCCCAAGCGAAAAATCTATTTAATCCTGAGATTGGTTTAAACGGCATATTTTCAGCCGCATATTTTTCAGAACCGGACAATCTTCAGTTTGGGGCCCATGATTCCAATCAAAGGGGTTTTAATCTTCAAAACATTGAATTATCTCTTGGGTCTGCAGTGGATCCATACTTTCGTGCAGATGCTCATCTTATTTTTGGTTTGGAAGATGGGGAATCCTTTATCGAAGTGGAAGAGGCTTACTTTACCACTTTAAGTTTGCCCCATCAGCTTCAACTCATTGGAGGGCAGTTTTTTGCCCGGTTTGGACGGTTTAATCCACAGCATCCTCATCAATGGGATTTTGCGGATCAGCAGATCATCAATAGCCGTCTTTTTGGAGGAGATGGATTAAGAAACCTCGGATTCCAGATTTCTTGGTTATCCCCGCTTCCCTTTTACTTGGAACTCATTGGAAGTATGCAAAACGCCAAGGGGGAAACGGCCTCAAGTTTTTTATGGGCGGAGGGTGATGTGGTGGGAGGCCACCCGATCGGTAACCGAACCGTTGATGGATTAGATGATTATTTATATATGGGTCGGATCAAGACCGCATGGACACTTTCAGAAACGCAAGAAGTGATCATCGGGACATCGGGATCGTATGGTCCCAATGGAACCGGTACCCATACGGATACCATCCTTCTGGGTGTCGATTTCTATCACAAATGGGTACCGGTTACCTCTCGAAGGGGATTTCCGTTCACTTCGCTACAAGCCGAGGCGCTCTGGCGTCGTTATGAGGCGGGGGATTTCACCGGAGCGGGAATACCGGATGAAATATTGAGAGACTATGGGTTTTATGTTCAAGGGCTTTGGGGTTTTATCGAGCGGTGGGTGGTGGGCGGTCGGGTAGAGTATGCAAACGGAAATGGAGACAATGCGACTGACCCCCCTCGGGATCTGCGTTGGCGCTTTTCTCTGGATTTAACCCGTTACTTTAGTGAATTTTCCCGAATGCGACTTCAGTACAATGTCGATTTTGCTGAGCATCTGAACGATAAAGCCGTTCATGCTGTTTTCCTGCAGTTTGAATTCTCGATTGGAAAACATGCTGCCCATACGTTTTAACCATTTTTAAAAAGGAGTTTCAATCGTGAAAAAAAGTGTCGTTCTGTTCATTCTGATCTTTTTAATGAAAGGCCTGGTTTGGGGGGCTTCCTTAAAGGTTGTAACCACTACGGAAGATCTGGCTGCTATTGCTCGGGAGGTGGGAGGAAATCTAGTGACTGTTGAGAGTATAACTCATGGGGCTCAAGATCCCCATTTTTTAGAAGCAAGACCAAGCCAAATGCTGAAGGCATCAAAAGCGGATCTTTTTATACAAATTGGGTTGGATTTGGAAGTGGGATGGGTTCCACCACTTTTGGTAGGGGCTCGAAACCCAAAAATCCAACCGGGAGCATCCGGATACCTGGACACCTCCAATGCAATTACACCATTGGAGGTCATGACCGTTCCGGTGGATCGATCCAGAGGGGATGTCCACCCATTTGGAAATCCTCACTATTGGCTTGATCCTGAAAATGGGAAAATGATATCTAAAACCATTTCGCAACGAATGAGTCAAATGATTCCCGAACAGGCGATGACCTTCCAAAAAAATCAGAAAAACTTTGAAATTCACCTGAACGAAGCCATTTCAAAATGGAAGGAGAAACTTAAACCTTATCAAGGAACCAAAATAGTTACCTATCATAACAGCTGGTCCTATTTTGCAAAGCGGTTTGGCCTTGATGTGGTTGCGTTTGTTGAACCCAAACCCGGTATTCCCCCATCCCCTGTTCATGTCAACAGTCTTATTCCATTAATGAAAACAGAAAACGTTAAACTCATCATTATGGAGCCTTACTTTAATCGGTCGATTCCAAATCTTTTGGCGAGAGAAACCGGTGCAACCGTTGTGGTTTTGCCTCCGTCTGTCGGCGGAGAGAAGGGAGTCAAAACCTACAAAGATCTTTTTGACCATCTTGTAGGGAAAATAACCACCTCCTTATCAAAGGGTTCCTGAATGATGCTGGAAATCCTATCTATTTCATTTTTGCGCCAAGCCATTTTTTTCAATTTCCATTTTGGCGTTCATGGTGGGTTGTACCACAATGAAAGAGGTTTTTAATCCAGAAATCCATGAAATGACCGTTGAAGATGCACGAAGCCTGCATAACTTTCGGGATGTCCGTCATTTTCACCGGAGCCTTACAGCAATCCAAAGCAGGCGAATCAATCAAATTTTCTGGGAAGAAATATCAAAGGAGGGAGATGAAATCACATATTTCAAGGCGCAAAAAAGAAAACCTTTGAGGGACATCAGACACATCTTCCTAATGTCATGTCTCGGAAATACTTTGAATCATTGAGGCCGTCATTCCCGCGCAAGCGGGAATCCAGAAGCCAAAAAATATTGGATTCCGATAATTTTTTCCAAGGGAAAACATTTTTAGGTTAAAAAAACTTTCGGAAAGAAAATAGACCATTCATGATGCTTGAAATACTGTCCATTCCTTTTATGCGCCAGGCGATTTTTGCAAGCTCGATTCTGACTTTCATGCTGGCCTACCTAGGAATTCATGTGGTGAAACGCCGGATCGTTTTTGTAGATCTTGCCATCGCCCAGTTATCCGCTGTGGGTGTGGCTTTTGCCATGTTATTTGATTTCAACCCGCTTGTGTTTTCTTTAGTTTTTACGTTAGTAGGAGCCGGTTTATTATCTATCCCCGAATATGAGAAGAGGATTCCCCAAGAGGCCATTATGGGAATCATCTATGCAGTGGCATCCGCAATCGCGGTTTTGTTAATTGCCAACATCCCTCATGGAGAAGCGGACATTCTTAATCTGTTTTTTGGAAATATTTTGGGGGTTACCACACAGCAATTATTTGTATTACTCGTTGTTTTTGGCTTTGTGACCTTTATCCATATTTTATTCTCGAAAAAATTCATTCAAATCACCGAAACCTCTACTGTCGATCCATCTAATAAAAGTCATAAACGGTTTTGGAACCTTATCTTTTATCTTACATTAGCTTTGGTTATTGCGGTAGCCATTCGGACAGCAGGAGTTCTTCTGGTCTTTAGCACCTTGGTCATACCTGCCGTGACGGCTTTATTGTTTTTCCAACGGTTTTCTCACCTTGTCTTAACGGCTCTGGGGATTGGATTGATCGCAACGTGGACCGGTTTTATTAGCTCCTTCCAATTTGACCTCCCCACTGGACCCACCATTGTGACCGCCCTGGGAGGTTGGCTGTTTTTTGCAAGCCTGGTGAAAACTTCCATAAAATTTTTTAAAAAGAAGAAACCATAGGGATTTTTAAAAATCTCTATGACTTTTAATCCCCTTATTCCGTTTTGGATTAAAAATTTTAATTAACCGACCATGTACGTTGTTTCGGATGATATATCTAACGGAGTTCACTTTACCACCTTCTATCAAGACAAATGACCGGAAGCCGTAGGGCGCAAAGCGATAGACCTTATTTGGATAGCAGGGCTATCGAGGTCACCAGGAAATATTGTCAATTTGGTAGCCCGGTTTTTTTAGAGATAGTTTAAAATGGATAAAATGGTCTTTTTCTTTGTTTCACTTATTTTTCTAATGTTTCCTGGAAAAGGGAACGCTATTTCCTGGGAGTACTCCGCTTCTGGTTCAGTCTTAAGTTCACAAGGGAATTTATTGAACATTTCTGGGTCTATGCTCCTTGATGGTGAGATAAGGGATTGGCAAACATTTTTGCCTTGGGTACCCCCCTCCACTTCCTTTCAGGGAACTCAGAATGCATTTTTTATTTTTAATTTCGACCTACACATTGGAAATTAAATTTTTATGGAGGAGGGCCATTCAGCAATCCAGGGAATGTTAATGCTCTATACTTTTTGAAATGGTTGATGTTATTTCTCCTGGAATTTATGATTATGGCGCGCCTGATTGGTTCCTTGAAGGTAGCGGTGATTTCAATTTTTGGTTAGATCAGGTCCATACGTTTTCCAATGTAAATGGAACCCGTGCATCCCTTCAGGAAATATTCCAGCAACCTCCCGCAATGATCCGCTTTCATAATTTATTTAGTGGATCAAATTCTAATCCTTCAATTGACCCAGGGGGTTATCTTGATCCTATCGATCCCAAACTTCAAATTACGTGGACCCGGATTGCGGCTGTTCCAGAACCTTCTGTAATATTCCTTCTCGGTTCTGGCCTTGTAGGATTGGCATTTTTTAAGAGAAAGTTAACGGGATAGAGTTTTAACAATGGATTTCCTACTAAAATACCCAGCGGTCATCGGGCCGATGGGTATTTTTTATTGCTATGTTATTGATTTCAAGAAGAAAGATTTAATTATGGACCCTTATTCAAAAATCGCACTTTCATGAAGAGAGTGGCATATTTCCTGACCCAATCTGAATTACTTTTTAATCCCCAAATTTCACTGTTTTTTTTACCTTTCTTGACACACTTTCCACCCTCCGATACCTTTACGTTATGCCTTCAGAAAGTGTGCCTGCACCGGATTCCATTATTGCGGCCCTGCGAGAGGCGGTTCGGGTTTCCCCAAACAGTTTGGATCTTCGGCGGAATTATGGCGATATGCTTCTAGGTTATGGGAAGGCCGAAGATGCCGAAACGGAATATCGTGAGGCCCTTTCCCTTTTTCCCCAGGACCCACAGCTCAAAGTAGGACTTGCCAGCGCCTTTTATCAGCAAGGGAAATACACCGCGTCTTTGGTGATGGTAGAG
This genomic stretch from Nitrospiria bacterium harbors:
- a CDS encoding metal ABC transporter substrate-binding protein; translated protein: MKKSVVLFILIFLMKGLVWGASLKVVTTTEDLAAIAREVGGNLVTVESITHGAQDPHFLEARPSQMLKASKADLFIQIGLDLEVGWVPPLLVGARNPKIQPGASGYLDTSNAITPLEVMTVPVDRSRGDVHPFGNPHYWLDPENGKMISKTISQRMSQMIPEQAMTFQKNQKNFEIHLNEAISKWKEKLKPYQGTKIVTYHNSWSYFAKRFGLDVVAFVEPKPGIPPSPVHVNSLIPLMKTENVKLIIMEPYFNRSIPNLLARETGATVVVLPPSVGGEKGVKTYKDLFDHLVGKITTSLSKGS
- a CDS encoding PEP-CTERM sorting domain-containing protein; its protein translation is MVDVISPGIYDYGAPDWFLEGSGDFNFWLDQVHTFSNVNGTRASLQEIFQQPPAMIRFHNLFSGSNSNPSIDPGGYLDPIDPKLQITWTRIAAVPEPSVIFLLGSGLVGLAFFKRKLTG
- a CDS encoding zinc-regulated TonB-dependent outer membrane receptor — encoded protein: MRWVLIVLFLFIFSNDAMAQGGAISQAKNLFNPEIGLNGIFSAAYFSEPDNLQFGAHDSNQRGFNLQNIELSLGSAVDPYFRADAHLIFGLEDGESFIEVEEAYFTTLSLPHQLQLIGGQFFARFGRFNPQHPHQWDFADQQIINSRLFGGDGLRNLGFQISWLSPLPFYLELIGSMQNAKGETASSFLWAEGDVVGGHPIGNRTVDGLDDYLYMGRIKTAWTLSETQEVIIGTSGSYGPNGTGTHTDTILLGVDFYHKWVPVTSRRGFPFTSLQAEALWRRYEAGDFTGAGIPDEILRDYGFYVQGLWGFIERWVVGGRVEYANGNGDNATDPPRDLRWRFSLDLTRYFSEFSRMRLQYNVDFAEHLNDKAVHAVFLQFEFSIGKHAAHTF
- a CDS encoding metal ABC transporter permease translates to MMLEILSIPFMRQAIFASSILTFMLAYLGIHVVKRRIVFVDLAIAQLSAVGVAFAMLFDFNPLVFSLVFTLVGAGLLSIPEYEKRIPQEAIMGIIYAVASAIAVLLIANIPHGEADILNLFFGNILGVTTQQLFVLLVVFGFVTFIHILFSKKFIQITETSTVDPSNKSHKRFWNLIFYLTLALVIAVAIRTAGVLLVFSTLVIPAVTALLFFQRFSHLVLTALGIGLIATWTGFISSFQFDLPTGPTIVTALGGWLFFASLVKTSIKFFKKKKP
- a CDS encoding NfeD family protein encodes the protein MVKQVRVIRNTLIMGGFCGLILWFDRESITANLKAVGWGVSIGIAYGLVYWARLVRRISRKDRRFERNKIFVKFISPLEVFLLAMATSHYIFIGIAFIILAASIFDWLSGYWWSVLIGSFGISASVFLSFRILIYERKNGPVFYQYDTRAWTGPEALLYQTGEVVQSLTPHGKVFVYGELWNAVSLSGEPIEKGEKIEVISRKGLTLHVDRAPNELEEEGENR